A region from the Serinibacter arcticus genome encodes:
- a CDS encoding helicase-related protein, with amino-acid sequence MILDEFQRFRNLLDPETGEAAELAHSMFDYPQAKVLLLSATPYKPFTRAGEDEEDHYEDFLSTVRFLAGGGPGAADGVASALRGYRTSLVLGHGMDEAARGARLALLPLMSRSERPQLAENQDLLRIRDLDGGVPTPEDLTDWAALQNLGEVLGASIDLEYWKSIPYFASFMEGYRPAEKARDLLKGPDGERVERVLAEARTLSRDAVEEFREIDLGNGYLRSLASETVGAGWWRLLWMPASMPYLEPGSIFGEFEGAELTKRVIFSAWSGVPTAVASLLSYETDRHIAGSGDLVTANTPEARRAVPPRLSYALRDGQATAMSALSLFWPHPALASLADPLAAARAAGRRLSADEMLDVVRARLGADRLRNVGDDVDDGRAWEAYFGTRGALPAELVDLDPDLLVASLRNDDDDESGLGIGFREHVRSAVAQMDAASTPHHDLPLLALHAPGNVALRALRTVAGENVSDRALWTAALELANGVRALFNRPESIALLTGIYGDDRDRPYWRSVLDYCADGNLQAVLDEYAFQLHSELGGGELDDAGLASLASASVGAIEIRPARYVAHDATRERREIPMRARFALRYGGQHASDTDDVSGARQAEVRASFNSPFAPFVLASTSVGQEGIDFHWWSHSVVHWNLPSNPVDFEQREGRVNRFAGHAVRKNVASAHWVDVLRSSRPDPWGVVFDAALEQDTGLGEFSPWWVYPGPARIERVIATYPLSRDHAKYDRLRDALTLYRLTLGQPRQEDMVELLRKRGVDGGAVPTIDLRPPTNHSPAEEKR; translated from the coding sequence GTGATCCTCGACGAGTTCCAACGATTCCGGAACCTGCTCGACCCCGAGACCGGTGAGGCAGCGGAGCTGGCACACAGCATGTTCGACTATCCCCAGGCGAAGGTGCTCCTCCTCTCCGCCACCCCGTACAAGCCGTTCACCCGCGCGGGCGAGGACGAGGAGGACCACTACGAGGACTTCCTCTCGACCGTGCGGTTCCTCGCGGGCGGAGGACCCGGCGCCGCTGACGGCGTCGCCTCGGCGCTCCGCGGCTATCGCACCTCGCTGGTGCTCGGACACGGGATGGACGAGGCCGCGCGGGGCGCGCGACTCGCTCTCCTCCCGCTGATGTCCCGGTCGGAGCGGCCCCAGCTGGCAGAGAACCAGGACCTCCTGCGGATCCGAGATCTCGACGGCGGGGTTCCCACGCCCGAGGACCTCACCGACTGGGCCGCCCTGCAGAACCTCGGCGAGGTCTTGGGTGCGTCGATCGACCTGGAGTACTGGAAGTCGATTCCGTACTTTGCGAGTTTCATGGAGGGCTACCGTCCAGCCGAGAAGGCGCGCGACCTGCTCAAGGGCCCCGACGGGGAGCGCGTCGAGAGGGTGCTGGCCGAGGCACGCACGCTCTCGCGCGACGCCGTCGAGGAGTTCCGGGAGATCGACCTCGGCAACGGGTATCTCAGATCTCTCGCCTCGGAAACCGTCGGCGCCGGGTGGTGGAGGCTGCTGTGGATGCCGGCCTCGATGCCCTACCTCGAGCCGGGTTCGATCTTCGGCGAGTTCGAGGGCGCCGAGCTCACGAAGCGCGTGATCTTCTCGGCGTGGTCGGGCGTTCCGACCGCCGTCGCCTCGCTCCTCAGCTACGAGACGGACCGACACATCGCCGGGAGCGGTGACCTGGTGACTGCCAACACGCCCGAGGCCAGGCGCGCGGTCCCGCCTCGCCTCTCCTACGCGCTGCGCGACGGACAGGCGACGGCGATGTCCGCGCTCTCCCTGTTCTGGCCCCACCCGGCCCTCGCCTCCTTGGCTGACCCTCTGGCTGCTGCCCGCGCGGCCGGGCGACGACTCTCGGCCGACGAGATGCTCGACGTCGTCCGGGCACGTCTGGGCGCCGATCGCCTCCGAAACGTCGGCGACGACGTAGATGACGGGCGCGCCTGGGAGGCGTACTTCGGGACGCGGGGCGCCCTCCCTGCAGAGCTCGTCGACCTCGACCCGGACCTGCTCGTCGCCAGCCTTCGCAATGACGACGACGACGAGTCGGGCCTGGGCATCGGATTCCGTGAGCACGTGCGCTCGGCAGTCGCGCAGATGGACGCCGCCTCGACGCCCCACCACGACCTGCCGCTTCTCGCCCTCCACGCGCCAGGGAACGTTGCGCTGCGCGCCTTGCGCACCGTCGCCGGCGAGAACGTCAGCGACCGCGCACTCTGGACCGCCGCGCTCGAGCTCGCCAACGGGGTCCGTGCGCTGTTCAACCGACCGGAGTCCATCGCCCTCCTGACAGGGATCTACGGCGACGACCGCGACCGCCCGTACTGGCGCAGCGTGCTCGACTACTGCGCCGACGGGAATCTTCAGGCCGTTCTCGACGAATACGCCTTCCAGCTGCACAGCGAGCTGGGAGGTGGCGAGCTCGACGACGCCGGGCTCGCCAGCCTCGCGTCCGCGTCCGTCGGAGCAATCGAGATCCGTCCGGCCCGGTACGTCGCCCACGACGCGACAAGGGAGCGCCGTGAGATCCCGATGCGAGCGCGGTTCGCCCTTCGATACGGGGGTCAGCACGCGTCCGACACCGACGACGTCTCGGGCGCACGCCAGGCGGAGGTGCGAGCCTCCTTCAACAGTCCCTTCGCGCCGTTCGTCCTTGCATCGACGAGCGTCGGTCAGGAGGGCATCGACTTCCACTGGTGGAGCCACAGCGTCGTGCACTGGAATCTGCCGTCGAACCCCGTGGACTTCGAACAGCGCGAGGGGCGGGTCAATCGCTTCGCCGGGCACGCCGTGCGGAAGAACGTGGCCTCCGCACACTGGGTTGATGTGCTGAGGTCGTCTCGCCCCGATCCCTGGGGCGTCGTATTCGACGCGGCGCTGGAACAGGACACCGGCCTGGGTGAGTTCTCGCCGTGGTGGGTCTACCCCGGGCCGGCGAGGATTGAACGGGTGATCGCGACCTACCCGCTCAGTCGAGACCATGCCAAGTACGACCGGCTTCGCGATGCGCTCACGCTGTATCGGCTGACGCTCGGGCAGCCGCGTCAGGAGGACATGGTGGAGTTGCTGCGCAAGCGCGGGGTCGACGGGGGTGCCGTGCCTACGATCGATCTGCGCCCACCGACCAACCACAGCCCGGCCGAGGAGAAGCGATGA
- a CDS encoding phospholipase D family protein, with translation MLEPQTRAALTEQLAPPPGYTLSHAVGTTFTLDLATALTVPLSFASRRISRDDGSLGVLDAVRRAADRVDIFAQAGEIGMGRPSDLVAFLEQSIHPVVARQGLFHPKVWFLEYRHLDDSEDLTYRYLCASRNLTNDRSWDVIARFDGAPAATGRRRDAASRIAPLVGLLRALPGLATRPLPPDRVTRLDALADRWRSVDLETPREMRDLTFHVFGLDKRPTLDLRGPRALVISPFVTDGGLRLLRDAVHGPTHLVSRPDSLDQLAPSSLDGSLVTYVLDDAATFPDDTADTVDPGVVAPVAPDAPPRARLSVDRVLSGLHAKVVVVDRHDGAHVLLGSANATEAALQSNVEVMVELTAPAPRFGVGATLEALGALVEPFATDGGASPDPEAEAEHALEIYLRRFAGSRLTMRLHDSDPFEIEVWNESTHETGGDHDLRWHLLSRPDIGGTGLPGPPDAPTRATVDELADVTPFVVLVARDLHGRERRTIVVATLLDDIERRHDAVIARQLTDTAAFIRLLTLLLELSGVALPVADPETPSAGGVFGHVDATSGAGLFEALVRAVGAGHSGLEDVRRLVDYLATLDGQDVLPPGFDALWSSVWAAHEQIASQTGGNR, from the coding sequence ATGCTTGAGCCCCAGACGCGCGCCGCACTGACCGAGCAGCTCGCACCGCCGCCGGGCTACACGTTGTCCCACGCGGTCGGCACCACCTTCACACTCGATCTGGCGACCGCCCTGACCGTTCCGCTCTCGTTCGCCTCCCGCCGCATCAGCCGCGACGACGGCTCGCTGGGCGTGCTGGACGCCGTCCGTCGCGCCGCAGATCGGGTCGACATCTTCGCCCAGGCGGGCGAGATCGGGATGGGCAGGCCGTCCGATCTCGTGGCCTTCCTCGAGCAGAGCATCCATCCCGTCGTCGCGCGTCAAGGCCTGTTCCATCCCAAGGTCTGGTTCCTCGAGTACCGCCACCTCGACGACAGCGAAGACCTCACCTACCGATACCTGTGCGCCAGCCGCAACCTCACGAACGACCGCAGCTGGGATGTGATCGCTCGGTTCGACGGCGCTCCCGCGGCCACGGGTCGACGCCGGGACGCTGCGTCTCGTATTGCTCCCCTGGTTGGCCTCCTGCGGGCGCTCCCCGGTCTCGCCACCAGGCCGCTCCCGCCCGATCGCGTCACACGTCTCGATGCCCTCGCCGATCGGTGGCGCTCCGTCGACCTCGAGACGCCCAGAGAGATGCGTGATCTCACGTTCCACGTCTTCGGTCTCGACAAGCGCCCGACCCTCGATCTGCGCGGACCACGCGCGCTGGTGATCTCACCGTTCGTCACGGACGGCGGGCTGCGGCTCCTGCGCGACGCGGTCCACGGCCCCACGCATCTCGTCTCGCGACCCGATTCGCTCGACCAGCTCGCGCCGTCCTCGCTCGACGGGTCCCTGGTCACCTACGTGCTGGACGACGCCGCCACCTTCCCGGACGACACCGCCGACACGGTCGACCCCGGCGTGGTCGCCCCGGTGGCTCCGGACGCACCACCCCGTGCGAGGCTCAGCGTCGACCGCGTGCTCTCAGGACTCCACGCGAAGGTGGTCGTCGTGGATCGGCACGACGGCGCTCACGTCCTCCTCGGGTCGGCCAACGCCACCGAGGCCGCGCTCCAGTCCAACGTCGAGGTGATGGTGGAGCTGACGGCACCGGCGCCGCGCTTCGGTGTCGGCGCGACGCTGGAGGCGCTCGGTGCGCTGGTCGAGCCGTTCGCCACCGACGGTGGCGCCTCGCCCGACCCCGAGGCAGAGGCGGAGCACGCCCTCGAGATCTATCTCCGACGGTTTGCAGGGTCGCGTCTCACCATGCGCCTACACGACTCCGATCCGTTCGAGATCGAGGTGTGGAACGAGTCGACTCACGAGACCGGAGGAGACCACGACCTTCGGTGGCACCTGCTCAGCCGCCCCGACATCGGGGGCACCGGCCTCCCCGGTCCCCCAGACGCACCGACTCGAGCCACGGTGGACGAGCTCGCCGATGTAACGCCGTTCGTCGTCCTGGTCGCACGCGACCTTCACGGTCGCGAGCGCCGGACGATCGTCGTCGCCACGCTGCTCGACGACATCGAGCGGCGCCATGACGCGGTCATCGCCCGCCAGCTGACCGACACCGCCGCGTTCATCCGTCTGCTCACGCTCTTACTGGAGCTTTCCGGCGTCGCGCTTCCCGTCGCCGACCCCGAGACCCCGTCGGCCGGCGGAGTGTTCGGCCACGTCGACGCCACGTCGGGCGCGGGACTCTTCGAGGCACTGGTCCGCGCGGTCGGCGCCGGGCACTCGGGCCTCGAGGATGTCCGGCGCCTCGTCGACTATCTCGCCACGCTCGACGGGCAGGACGTCCTCCCGCCAGGCTTCGACGCGCTCTGGTCCTCGGTCTGGGCGGCCCACGAGCAGATCGCATCCCAGACGGGCGGGAACCGATGA
- a CDS encoding DUF6361 family protein yields the protein MTSLIAWLDASTEEQRRMREIISLFADRASLDELGIGTIRDALSDLLFPGTSTLLTRARYLLLVPWCYQRAATSSDPVAKADEYERKLISVLRDSGDFAGLLGMRAGATLANLPSTIYWGILGRYGILAAPGTSRAQALAPAPNGLKPWHPTMPPAPEGFPSHVDGGFTLTRPEAEWLRDRILAEAPATLMSHLVTHEPDHDSDAFWRDPVALAVPGGARHLIDHARSFTLAIRGASLVYNLLLAEAYKKAGYTDVNEPVEHYRTELTAWATTASTELDLTTWDFDDLVMRVELARGAPIHAGTRLFVQQWLDLLRSADLGALADNENARAAVARRERQHKGSQARLTSPRKLATWGGSSGATELGYRWNAARRILLDIHQGLRRDA from the coding sequence ATGACTTCCCTCATCGCCTGGCTCGACGCCTCCACCGAGGAGCAGCGTCGGATGCGCGAGATCATCAGCCTGTTCGCCGACCGCGCCAGCCTCGACGAGCTCGGTATCGGGACGATCCGTGACGCCCTCTCCGATCTCCTGTTCCCCGGCACGTCGACGCTGCTCACCCGCGCCCGATATCTCCTTCTCGTCCCCTGGTGCTACCAGCGAGCCGCCACATCGTCGGATCCTGTCGCCAAAGCCGATGAGTACGAGCGGAAGCTCATCTCGGTCCTGCGCGACTCGGGGGACTTCGCCGGCCTCCTCGGCATGCGGGCAGGCGCGACGCTCGCCAATCTGCCGTCGACGATCTACTGGGGAATCCTCGGGCGGTACGGCATCCTCGCAGCGCCTGGCACGAGCCGCGCACAAGCCCTCGCGCCCGCGCCGAACGGCCTCAAGCCCTGGCACCCCACGATGCCGCCGGCGCCGGAAGGGTTTCCCTCGCACGTCGACGGCGGCTTCACGCTGACCCGTCCTGAGGCCGAGTGGCTCCGTGACCGCATCCTGGCCGAGGCCCCAGCCACGCTCATGTCCCACCTGGTGACGCACGAGCCCGACCACGACAGCGACGCGTTCTGGCGAGACCCGGTCGCGCTCGCGGTTCCGGGCGGCGCCCGGCACCTGATCGACCACGCCCGCTCGTTCACCCTCGCCATCCGTGGCGCGAGCCTCGTCTACAACCTCCTGCTGGCCGAGGCCTACAAGAAGGCCGGCTACACCGACGTCAACGAGCCGGTGGAGCACTACCGCACCGAGCTCACCGCCTGGGCGACGACGGCATCGACTGAGCTCGACCTCACGACCTGGGACTTCGACGACCTCGTCATGCGCGTCGAGCTGGCGCGCGGAGCACCGATCCATGCGGGAACCCGGCTCTTCGTCCAGCAATGGCTCGACCTGCTCCGATCGGCCGATCTGGGGGCACTCGCCGACAACGAGAACGCCCGCGCCGCCGTCGCTCGTCGCGAGCGCCAGCACAAGGGTTCGCAGGCTCGCCTCACGAGCCCCCGCAAGCTCGCCACCTGGGGTGGCTCGTCCGGCGCCACTGAGCTCGGCTACCGCTGGAACGCCGCGCGCCGCATCCTCCTCGACATCCACCAAGGACTCCGACGCGATGCTTGA
- a CDS encoding PASTA domain-containing protein — MLETSVAFDLADPPHSVRLAQRAMLLALASSLTADQLQGFGLTGASVGNALAEGLDASASEIETLGLIWKLGQESDDRWRSLLSRLRPEEPEWVDLIGVEMVAYNPLFPESLSLTGRVGLRTAGAFDALGLEITPLEVADSYSEMCAEIARHKTSTMSMNAIRVSSTALRMLDVATVTGGIAGSWIDKGSGALIGFFEAADDRDRDLALAWWYATALHDAQPSVTTRVLRHLKVTAQEHARKGERDRLRATNAVIADLAGTDSLHEDRDASSLVPDAINLPLDAAINLAGAAGFTDVRLVDAYPTNGVQREPMMRSRWVVRYQKPSAGESAAADSAVVLAYSRPGERVRDHIAHQLMEERLRKPS; from the coding sequence TTGCTCGAGACTTCCGTCGCCTTCGACCTGGCCGACCCACCCCACTCGGTGCGGTTGGCCCAGCGAGCGATGCTGCTTGCACTCGCGTCGAGCCTCACCGCCGATCAGCTCCAGGGTTTCGGGCTGACTGGCGCTTCTGTCGGCAACGCGTTGGCCGAAGGACTCGATGCCAGCGCCTCCGAGATCGAAACGCTCGGCCTCATTTGGAAGTTGGGCCAGGAGTCCGACGATCGTTGGCGCAGTCTGCTGTCGAGGTTGAGACCAGAGGAGCCAGAGTGGGTCGACCTGATCGGAGTCGAGATGGTCGCCTACAACCCTCTCTTCCCAGAATCGCTCTCACTGACCGGCCGAGTCGGCCTCCGCACCGCGGGAGCCTTCGATGCGCTCGGGCTCGAGATCACCCCGCTGGAGGTGGCTGATTCATACTCGGAGATGTGTGCCGAGATCGCTCGGCACAAGACATCGACGATGTCCATGAACGCAATCCGAGTGTCCTCCACGGCCCTGCGGATGCTCGATGTGGCGACGGTTACAGGCGGAATCGCGGGCTCGTGGATCGACAAGGGCTCGGGAGCTCTGATCGGCTTCTTCGAGGCGGCCGACGACCGAGATCGCGACCTCGCTCTCGCCTGGTGGTACGCGACTGCGCTCCACGACGCTCAGCCCAGTGTCACGACTCGAGTCTTGCGTCACCTCAAGGTCACCGCGCAGGAGCACGCGCGAAAGGGTGAGAGAGATCGCCTCCGAGCGACGAACGCGGTCATAGCGGATCTTGCGGGCACTGACTCACTCCACGAGGATCGAGACGCGTCGTCCCTGGTTCCGGACGCGATCAATCTCCCCCTGGACGCGGCGATCAACCTCGCTGGGGCCGCGGGTTTCACCGACGTTCGCCTTGTCGATGCCTACCCCACCAACGGCGTACAACGCGAACCCATGATGCGCAGCCGATGGGTTGTGCGATATCAGAAGCCCTCGGCCGGTGAATCCGCCGCCGCCGATTCCGCCGTTGTGCTGGCCTACTCTCGTCCGGGTGAGCGAGTTCGAGACCACATCGCTCACCAGTTGATGGAGGAACGGTTGCGCAAACCTTCGTAA
- a CDS encoding alpha/beta hydrolase, with protein MTITIPPVPVSVPELEASSSCSAVGDSVLAAAKDARAVADSAGDGAQSLTWEGVAADAADHAMTVLTNEIGDAVSALWGVVQELDAYAETITDLETRHADLVTLRSSLVTDRDALIADAAAVGEDEVSLWLQLRASTLTLSISTFAQTVETWSTELTTAEDAVIAALQAGDTAAEARDFREARPPELQASIDALVDAGVLPEAMRYASAADLQAWLTDNPEAAAGLVDGTAPLTGSAAVLNQLVNGAMMTNPGADVSAIRMQGVHDFFADLDPESAALLATLYPSLVGSTDGAPFDARELANRVKVIDALADERELLEGMEDRHEHHQGDWDLFGRNNDDLEGPLADTRDRIALYESILNDDRTILFFEPATHDSDFNRTYDGGIAELHGEITADTQNVGTLVPGTGSHLGNYDGNASRSESFHNAAPDRLAMITWMGGDLPDSLLDAKGDEWSRDLGPKLAGFSDAVRLEIESSGSSASTTYAGHSYGGAVVGRAEAAGLDADRVLHIASAGMGNDIGGPSDYPDSQNDVHRYSMTAPGDPIENFQGLDAGSWGHGADPDTFPGTERLHTGNDAGPDGAPLQGSSAHSDVFNHESDSWNQMLEVFVGGEVETYRTPTYDGPVTYPSSRGPVYNWNRSVDGWNDDGSTIDVEG; from the coding sequence GTGACCATCACGATCCCGCCCGTTCCGGTGAGCGTGCCGGAGCTGGAGGCGTCGTCGTCGTGCTCGGCGGTGGGCGACAGCGTGCTCGCGGCCGCGAAGGATGCGCGGGCGGTCGCGGACTCCGCCGGCGACGGTGCGCAGAGCCTGACGTGGGAGGGCGTGGCCGCCGACGCCGCCGACCACGCGATGACCGTGCTGACCAACGAGATCGGCGACGCGGTGTCGGCGCTGTGGGGAGTCGTGCAGGAGCTGGACGCCTACGCCGAGACGATCACCGATCTCGAGACGCGGCACGCGGACCTCGTCACGCTGCGCTCCAGCCTGGTCACCGATCGCGATGCCCTCATCGCGGACGCCGCCGCCGTCGGTGAGGACGAGGTCTCGCTCTGGCTGCAGCTGCGAGCCTCGACGCTCACGCTGTCGATCAGCACCTTCGCCCAGACCGTCGAGACGTGGTCGACAGAGCTCACGACGGCGGAGGACGCCGTGATCGCCGCCCTCCAGGCGGGGGACACCGCGGCCGAGGCGCGCGACTTCCGCGAGGCCCGTCCCCCCGAGCTGCAGGCCTCGATCGACGCGCTGGTGGACGCCGGCGTGCTCCCCGAGGCGATGCGGTACGCCTCCGCCGCCGACCTCCAGGCCTGGCTGACCGACAACCCCGAGGCGGCCGCGGGGCTCGTCGACGGGACCGCGCCGCTGACCGGCTCCGCGGCCGTGCTCAACCAGCTCGTCAACGGCGCCATGATGACCAACCCCGGGGCCGACGTGTCGGCCATCCGGATGCAGGGCGTGCACGACTTCTTCGCCGACCTCGACCCCGAGAGCGCCGCGCTCCTGGCGACCCTGTACCCGTCCCTGGTCGGGAGCACCGACGGCGCCCCGTTCGACGCCCGCGAGCTCGCCAACCGCGTGAAGGTCATCGACGCGCTCGCCGATGAGCGTGAGCTGCTGGAGGGCATGGAGGATCGCCACGAGCACCACCAGGGCGACTGGGACCTCTTCGGCCGCAACAACGACGACCTCGAGGGCCCGCTCGCCGACACCCGCGACCGCATCGCGCTGTACGAGTCGATCCTCAACGACGACCGCACGATCCTGTTCTTCGAGCCGGCCACCCACGACAGCGACTTCAACCGCACCTACGACGGCGGGATCGCCGAGCTGCACGGCGAGATCACCGCCGACACCCAAAACGTCGGCACGCTGGTGCCCGGCACCGGGTCGCACCTGGGCAACTACGACGGGAACGCGTCCCGGTCGGAGAGCTTCCACAACGCCGCCCCCGACCGCCTGGCGATGATCACGTGGATGGGCGGCGACCTGCCGGACTCGCTGCTCGACGCCAAGGGTGACGAGTGGTCCCGCGACCTCGGACCGAAGCTCGCCGGCTTCTCCGACGCCGTCCGGCTCGAGATCGAGAGCTCGGGCTCGTCGGCGTCGACGACGTACGCGGGCCACTCCTACGGCGGCGCCGTCGTGGGGCGGGCGGAGGCCGCCGGACTCGACGCCGACCGGGTGCTGCACATCGCCTCGGCCGGGATGGGCAACGACATCGGCGGACCGTCGGACTACCCCGACTCGCAGAACGACGTGCACCGCTACTCGATGACCGCGCCGGGGGACCCGATCGAGAACTTCCAGGGCCTCGACGCCGGCAGCTGGGGTCACGGCGCCGACCCCGACACCTTCCCCGGCACGGAGCGTCTCCACACCGGGAACGACGCCGGCCCGGACGGCGCCCCGCTCCAGGGCTCCTCGGCCCACAGCGACGTCTTCAACCACGAGTCGGACTCCTGGAACCAGATGCTGGAGGTGTTCGTGGGCGGCGAGGTCGAGACCTACCGCACGCCGACCTACGACGGCCCCGTCACCTATCCGTCCTCCCGCGGCCCCGTCTACAACTGGAACCGCAGCGTGGACGGCTGGAACGACGACGGCTCCACGATCGACGTAGAAGGATGA
- a CDS encoding type VII secretion target produces MSFEVTPSELRGAAGTWQDHGESLGSANAHLGTAQGATTALGPRVQAAADTFLTQWKTTVADAAGAAASNSVALSGAADAYDSIDEEQGEALRRLLPWAG; encoded by the coding sequence ATGAGCTTCGAGGTCACCCCGTCCGAGCTGCGGGGCGCGGCCGGCACCTGGCAGGACCACGGCGAGTCCCTCGGGTCCGCGAACGCCCACCTCGGCACCGCGCAGGGCGCGACGACGGCGCTGGGGCCGCGCGTGCAGGCGGCGGCCGACACGTTCCTGACGCAGTGGAAGACGACGGTTGCGGACGCGGCTGGAGCTGCGGCGTCGAACTCGGTGGCGCTCTCGGGAGCGGCCGACGCCTACGACTCGATCGACGAGGAGCAGGGCGAGGCGCTGCGGCGCCTGCTGCCCTGGGCGGGCTGA
- a CDS encoding DUF4097 family beta strand repeat-containing protein, translating to MTAPENTRTIDVEVTGPFGIRGSLNQAEARIVAVEGLTVAHVELVATSKRGADLLDDAMTLTPEGLEIRLPTMSEAIAAQGLWRGLASGASWGLRVEARVPAGSWLDLRSKVASLKTEGRFGSVRWASSLGDVTLERTEFLSADIGMGNLKVGYCDAAEITGGAGDVKITEVGGSLTIDGGVGDVRVRTLRGTAAIVTGLGDVTLGEVSASGGTANDDGGREAADVRVTCTAGDIKIKELVTGSVRLGTTMGDVTVGVARGSDLVGADLRSESGSARCKVPVVPGPRLSGPLDVPLAWGTPTPGVHIHAESSSGDITVRDSRRGKRDRT from the coding sequence ATGACCGCACCCGAGAACACCCGCACCATCGACGTCGAGGTCACCGGACCGTTCGGCATCCGAGGCAGCCTGAACCAGGCCGAGGCGCGGATCGTCGCCGTCGAGGGCCTCACCGTGGCGCACGTCGAGCTCGTCGCGACGTCGAAGCGTGGCGCCGACCTGCTCGACGACGCCATGACCCTCACCCCCGAGGGCCTCGAGATCCGCCTCCCCACCATGTCGGAGGCGATCGCCGCGCAGGGGCTCTGGCGCGGACTCGCCTCTGGGGCGTCGTGGGGGCTGCGGGTGGAGGCGCGCGTGCCGGCCGGGAGCTGGCTCGACCTGCGCTCGAAGGTCGCCTCGCTGAAGACCGAGGGGCGGTTCGGTTCGGTCCGCTGGGCCTCCAGCCTCGGCGACGTCACGCTCGAGCGGACCGAGTTCCTCAGTGCGGACATCGGGATGGGCAACCTCAAGGTCGGCTACTGCGACGCGGCGGAGATCACCGGCGGCGCGGGCGACGTCAAGATCACCGAGGTCGGCGGCTCGCTCACGATCGACGGCGGTGTCGGGGACGTGCGGGTGCGGACGCTGCGCGGCACCGCCGCGATCGTCACGGGGCTCGGGGACGTCACCCTCGGCGAGGTGAGCGCGAGCGGCGGCACCGCGAACGACGACGGGGGTCGGGAGGCCGCCGACGTCCGCGTTACGTGCACCGCCGGTGACATCAAGATCAAGGAGCTGGTGACCGGATCGGTTCGGCTCGGCACGACGATGGGCGACGTGACGGTGGGCGTGGCACGCGGGTCGGACCTCGTGGGCGCTGACCTCCGGTCGGAGTCCGGCAGTGCCCGGTGCAAGGTCCCGGTCGTCCCCGGTCCTCGGCTGAGCGGACCGCTCGACGTCCCGCTCGCGTGGGGGACGCCAACGCCCGGCGTGCACATCCACGCCGAGTCCAGCTCGGGCGACATCACCGTGCGTGACTCGCGTCGGGGCAAGCGCGACCGGACGTAG
- a CDS encoding antitoxin, whose amino-acid sequence MSTLERRLQVLLDQDRFARLEAESATTGRSIGSIVRTAIDQHFSTAGVELARAAAARRILDATAETDGREPDWAESKAAIVGDADRSVGADGAGR is encoded by the coding sequence ATGTCCACTCTCGAGCGTCGTCTTCAGGTCCTCCTCGACCAGGATCGTTTCGCGAGACTCGAGGCCGAGTCGGCAACGACCGGGCGCTCGATCGGCTCCATCGTGCGCACGGCGATCGACCAGCACTTCTCGACGGCGGGGGTCGAGCTGGCTCGCGCCGCTGCCGCCAGGCGCATCCTCGACGCCACCGCCGAGACCGACGGGAGAGAGCCGGACTGGGCGGAGTCGAAGGCCGCGATCGTCGGCGACGCCGACCGTTCGGTCGGGGCCGATGGCGCCGGCCGATGA
- a CDS encoding type II toxin-antitoxin system VapC family toxin: MTAERLFLDTAVLALAVGGERPLREACRTLLERAARGEAEIHVSVEALQELLFHRMRRGSRPDAVALVRDVRELCHVHPFEDSVLLRTLDLAATTSLGGRDAVHAATALVAGFEEIVTPDHDFDAVPGLRRRDPV, translated from the coding sequence ATGACGGCCGAGCGGCTCTTCCTCGACACCGCGGTGCTCGCCCTGGCGGTCGGGGGAGAGCGCCCGCTCCGGGAGGCCTGCCGGACACTGCTCGAGCGGGCGGCGCGGGGTGAGGCGGAGATCCACGTGAGCGTCGAGGCCCTGCAGGAGCTGCTGTTCCACCGGATGCGGCGCGGGTCCCGCCCGGACGCCGTCGCGCTGGTCAGGGACGTGCGCGAGCTGTGTCACGTCCACCCGTTCGAGGACTCGGTCCTGCTGCGGACGCTCGACCTCGCGGCGACCACGTCGCTCGGGGGCCGCGACGCGGTGCACGCCGCCACCGCGCTCGTCGCAGGGTTCGAGGAGATCGTGACGCCGGACCACGACTTCGACGCGGTGCCGGGACTCCGCCGTCGGGACCCGGTGTGA